A window of Pseudodesulfovibrio sp. JC047 genomic DNA:
GTCCACAATAAGAATACGTGCCCTCATCTTTCAATACTCCTGATGCCAAAATTCTAATGTGCGCACACCTATCTAGATATCAGGCATTTTATTGTTGTGCAAATTATACGCGCTATGTATAAGCAAAACAAACAATTACAAAGGGTATTCGATATGAAAGAAGTGTTTGTCACTGTATTTATTATGGCCCTACTTTTCACCAGTGCCTCGGCATCAGCAAAAACTCCTCTCACTTTTTCATCTGGAGCGGGAGCTATGTCGATCACCGTTGACATCGCCATTGCCAAAGAATTCATCAAAGGGACCAACGCAAAAATGTTCGTCCACAAAAATGGTAGATCCGCTATGAAAGCCTTCCTCAACGGAACGGTTGCTATCGGAACAACCGGGGTCAACAACGTCATTCTCTATGATAATTTTGATCCCGAAAAACACGCAATTGTCGGGACAATATCCTATACGGACAATCAATTAAAATTACTCACGCGAAACGCTTCAGAAATCACCAAAAAAGCCGATATCAAGGGAAAAAGAATTGCTGTAAATGGACCTTTTGCCCACTTTTCTCTCTACAAACAGCTCAACTTCTACGGGATATCTGAAAATGAAGTAACAATCGTCACTTTAACGAAAAAACAGATGCCTCAGGCTATTTCATCAGGACAAGTCGACGCGATCTTCCAGCACGGAAAACCCATCGAGAATGCCAAAAAAGCCCTCAGGGCGGAAGGATGGAAAATTTTTCAAAGCAAAAATATGGCTCGGAAATTTGTCGTGCTGGTAATGAATCGAAAAATGATAAAACAAAATCCA
This region includes:
- a CDS encoding ABC transporter substrate-binding protein, giving the protein MKEVFVTVFIMALLFTSASASAKTPLTFSSGAGAMSITVDIAIAKEFIKGTNAKMFVHKNGRSAMKAFLNGTVAIGTTGVNNVILYDNFDPEKHAIVGTISYTDNQLKLLTRNASEITKKADIKGKRIAVNGPFAHFSLYKQLNFYGISENEVTIVTLTKKQMPQAISSGQVDAIFQHGKPIENAKKALRAEGWKIFQSKNMARKFVVLVMNRKMIKQNPDVVDNVLKGILKAQKYLKTNPEECIEIVAKSKSYPLPKAKEAIEEITYDLTLRQSLPLAMETMEKWAIDNDFVKRENPQSYFTYIEPKPLMEIAPDAVTFIH